From the genome of Candidatus Eisenbacteria bacterium:
TCTCGTTCGTCCCGAGCGACGCGGCCCCGGAGCCGCGCGAGGCGACGCTCACCGTGGAGGACGGCGAGGACGCACCCCTTCGCGTCTGGTGGCTCGAGGGCGAGGGCGGCAAGGCCGTCGAGAAGACGGTCGCGCGCCAGCGCGTCGCCGGGGCGACGGCGGGCGAGATCGTTCGGCTCCTCGAGCTCGGTCGCAACGGGCGCGCCACGCGGGTCTCCTCGCAGGGATCTCGCCCGCTCGACGGGCGGGACATCGCGGTGCTCGTGCGTACGAACGAAGAAGGCCGCAGCATGCGCGAAGCGCTCCTCGCACGCGGGGTGCCGAGCGTCCAGCAGGCGGTCGACTCGGTGTTCGCGTCGCGCGAGGCCGCGGAGCTCGAACGCGTGCTGGTCGCGGTCGCGGACCCGGGGCAGGGCGTGCTCGTCCGGGCGGCGCTCACCACCGAGATGCTCGGAGGCACGGCTGACGCGCTCGAGCGGCTGGCGGACGAGGACGTGGCCTGGGAGGAGCGCGTCGAGGCGTTCCACGAGTACCACCACCGATGGCAGACGTATGGCTTCGTGCACATGCTGCGCCTGCTCGTCGTGCGCGAAGGCGTCGCGAAGCGGCTGCTCGCGTTCCCCGACGGCGAGCGCCGGGTGACGAATCTGTTCCACCTGATCGAGCTGCTCCACACCCACGCGAGCCACCATCGCTGCGGGATCGACGCGCTGGTCGAGTGGCTCGCCGACCAGCGGGAGGCGGCGCGGCTCGGAGAGCTCAGTGCCGACGAGATGTTGCTCCGTCTCGAGAGCGATGCGGCGCTCGTGACGATCGTCACGGTCCACAAGGCGAAGGGGCTCCAGTATCCGATCGTCTTCTGCCCCTTTCTGTGGAACGGATACCTCTTCGCCAGCAAGAGCGACGCGGTGGTCTGCCACGAGCCGGACGCCGAGGACCCCACGCTCGATCTCGGGTCGCCGGCAATGGCGCAGCGGCGCGCGCGGGCGAAGGAAGAGGAGATCGCCGAACGTCTCCGCCTCGTCTACGTGGCGCTGACGCGCGCCCAGCACCGCTGCTATCTCGCGTGGGGTAAGGTGAACGAGGGGGGGACATCGCCCCTCGCCTGGTTGTTGCACGGTGGCGACGAGGACGTGGTCGCGGTGGCGGAACGCTACAAGAAGCTCTCCGGTGACGCGCTGCGCGCCGAGGTCGATCGCGTCGCGCTGGCGGCCCGCGGCGCGATCGCCGTCGAGCCCCTCCCGGACGACGCCGTGAGCGCGCGGCTCGCGGGCACCGACCCCGACCGCGAACGCCTGGAGTATCGACGCCTCGTTCATCGCGTGCGGCCCGTGTGGGGCATCGCCAGCTTCTCGGCGCTGGTGGCCGCGGGCGGCGAGCGCGAACGACCCGACTACGATCAGCGGGACGTGCCTCCACCCGGCGACGCAGGTGATCCGCGGCGCGGCTGCCACGGCTTTCCCCGCGGCGCCCGGGCCGGTCGTTGCCTGCACGCGATCCTCGAAGCCATCGACTTCACGGCGCCCGACTGGACGGTGGTTCCGCCCTTGCTGCGCGGGTTCGGCATCGACGATGCGTGGGCGCCCCTCGTGGTCGAATGGATGGAGCGGGTACTCGCGACACCGCTCGACGGGCTGGACCGCCTCCGCCTGTGCGACGTCCCACGGACGCGACGGCTCGACGAGCTCGAGTTCTACTATCCCACCGCCGGGTTCGACGTGGGCGTGCTCGGACGTGGGCTCGCCGCCGCCGGCTTCGCCGGCGGGGCGTTCCGCGAGGCCGCCGTGCGTCTGGAGGTCGCGACCCTGCGTGGCTTCCTGCGGGGGTTCATCGATTGCGTGTTCGAGCACGGAGGGCGGTACTTCGTGGTCGACTACAAATCGAACTGGCTCGGTGAGCGCACGGAGCCCTACGCCGCGCCGGCGCTGGTGCGGGTCGTCGCGGCCGAGCAGTACTGGCTCCAGTACCTCCTGTACACACTCGCCGTACATCGTCACCTCGCTCGGCGCGTGCGGGACTACGACTACGATCGCCACATGGGCGGCGTGCGCTACCTCTTCCTCCGCGGCATGGAGCCGTCGCGCGGGAGCGCCTTCGGCGTCTACGCGGACCGCCCGAGCCGGCGCGTGATCGAGCTGCTCGACGGTTGCGTCCGGGGCGAGGCATCATGACGGCACTCCTCGACCGGCTCGACGGCTTCCGGGATCGCGGCGCGCTCTCCGACCTCGACGTCCAGTTCGCGCGCTTCCTGGCTCGCATCGGCGGGTCCGACGCCGACGAGATCGTGCTCGCCGCGGCTCTCACGAGCCAGCGCGTCGACCGCGGGCACGTCTGCGCCGATCTCGCCGCGCTGGCCGGCCGCGTCGTGCTGCCCGCGGAGGACGACGATCCCGAGGCCGGGCCGCCGGTCGTCGCCCCGTCGCTCGCGCGGTGGCGCGCGGCGCTCGAGAGGTCCCCACTGGTCGGCCCCGATCGGCCCCTGATGCTCGACGAGCAGGGGCGGCTCTATCTGCAGCGCTACTGGCGCTACGAGCGTGCCCTCGCGGAGGCGATCCGCGCCCGGGCGACGCGGGTGCATGCGATCGACGAGGCGCGCCTGCGCGCCGACGCCGCGCGCCTGTTTCCGCCGACGGGCGAGCCCGGGCCCGACTGGCAACGCGTTGCTGCGGTCGCCGCCGTGCTGCGCTCGCTGTCGGTCGTGTCGGGCGGACCCGGGACCGGCAAGACGACCACCGTGGTCCGCATGCTGGCGCTGCTCGCGAGTCAATCGGCCCAGCCGCTGCGGATCGGTCTCGCGGCGCCCACCGGCAAGGCCGCGGCACGCATGCAGGAGGCGATCCGTGCGGCGCGCGCCTCGTTGCCGGTCGACGACGCGGTCCATGCCCGCATTCCCGACGACGCGCGCACGATCCACCGCCTGCTCGGGGCCCGCCCGGAATCGGCGACCTTTCGACACGGACCGGCGAACCCGCTCCCGCTCGACGTGCTCGTGGTCGACGAGGCGTCGATGGTGGACCTCGCCCTCATGGCGCGGATCGTCGGCGCGTTGCCCGACGCCGCACGCCTGGTGCTCCTCGGAGATCGCGACCAGCTCGCGTCGGTCGAGGCCGGCGCGGTGCTGGGCGACCTCTGCGGCCCGGCCCC
Proteins encoded in this window:
- the recB gene encoding exodeoxyribonuclease V subunit beta, which translates into the protein MTPAFAPLAGTTAIEANAGTGKTFTITQLYVRLVLEAGLDVASILVVTYTRAATAELRNRLRERLAEARDVFARGETNDPFYAELLRRVPDRGAADRALRRALQSFDEAAVFTIHGFCQRVLAERAFEGGVAFDAELVPDQEDLLLEVVDDFWRTTFYAASPMLVRYLVKKRHWTPEWLRDELRGYLGPRRARVIAPEDPGDLGPLESAFDGAMRVVAAAWPRDRAGVLELLRRAPGLDRSRYQERTVERIVGAMDELVEVGAPTPALHEDIERLTARRIREATKAGRPAPDHPFFATCEALWTAGSALLRAYDDRGAALRGRLIAYASRELEARKAERSIQFYDDLLAALARALADPVRGPRLAEAVRRRYRAALVDEFQDTDPAQYEIIRRLYEGTELPVVLVGDPKQAIYSFRGADVFSYLRARATAANTTQLDVNRRADPLLVRAVNALFGASPRPFLIDGISFVPSDAAPEPREATLTVEDGEDAPLRVWWLEGEGGKAVEKTVARQRVAGATAGEIVRLLELGRNGRATRVSSQGSRPLDGRDIAVLVRTNEEGRSMREALLARGVPSVQQAVDSVFASREAAELERVLVAVADPGQGVLVRAALTTEMLGGTADALERLADEDVAWEERVEAFHEYHHRWQTYGFVHMLRLLVVREGVAKRLLAFPDGERRVTNLFHLIELLHTHASHHRCGIDALVEWLADQREAARLGELSADEMLLRLESDAALVTIVTVHKAKGLQYPIVFCPFLWNGYLFASKSDAVVCHEPDAEDPTLDLGSPAMAQRRARAKEEEIAERLRLVYVALTRAQHRCYLAWGKVNEGGTSPLAWLLHGGDEDVVAVAERYKKLSGDALRAEVDRVALAARGAIAVEPLPDDAVSARLAGTDPDRERLEYRRLVHRVRPVWGIASFSALVAAGGERERPDYDQRDVPPPGDAGDPRRGCHGFPRGARAGRCLHAILEAIDFTAPDWTVVPPLLRGFGIDDAWAPLVVEWMERVLATPLDGLDRLRLCDVPRTRRLDELEFYYPTAGFDVGVLGRGLAAAGFAGGAFREAAVRLEVATLRGFLRGFIDCVFEHGGRYFVVDYKSNWLGERTEPYAAPALVRVVAAEQYWLQYLLYTLAVHRHLARRVRDYDYDRHMGGVRYLFLRGMEPSRGSAFGVYADRPSRRVIELLDGCVRGEAS
- the recD gene encoding exodeoxyribonuclease V subunit alpha — protein: MTALLDRLDGFRDRGALSDLDVQFARFLARIGGSDADEIVLAAALTSQRVDRGHVCADLAALAGRVVLPAEDDDPEAGPPVVAPSLARWRAALERSPLVGPDRPLMLDEQGRLYLQRYWRYERALAEAIRARATRVHAIDEARLRADAARLFPPTGEPGPDWQRVAAVAAVLRSLSVVSGGPGTGKTTTVVRMLALLASQSAQPLRIGLAAPTGKAAARMQEAIRAARASLPVDDAVHARIPDDARTIHRLLGARPESATFRHGPANPLPLDVLVVDEASMVDLALMARIVGALPDAARLVLLGDRDQLASVEAGAVLGDLCGPAPGFSHAFRARIEGLVGSSLPAGARDGTPLADCVVLLSRSYRFAGDSGIGRLADAVNRGDAERAMALLDAASTPDVVRADGPDRELVATAVEGYRDHLARVAAGAPPAEIFAAFRGFRVLCAHRRGPRGAETLNRLVVERLGAHGEWYPGRPVLVTENDYALRLFNGDVGIALPDPDAGGRLRVFFEGEAGTLRRIPPLRLPPHETTYAMTIHKSQGSEFDRVVLVLPPEDSRLLTRELLYTAITRARSSVLVWGDDLVVRAAVERRLVRSSGLRDALWGS